In one window of Pristiophorus japonicus isolate sPriJap1 chromosome 9, sPriJap1.hap1, whole genome shotgun sequence DNA:
- the LOC139273505 gene encoding zinc finger protein 774-like: protein MLVKHSDCGKSFKRSQELKQFQLEGAGQRPFTCSMCGKGFKQSSSLLTHQNVHTDERPFKCSDCVKSFKSFGNLLTHQRAHTGERPFTCSVCEKRFSLSSTLLTHQRAHTGERPFTCFVCEKRFTRTSHLMTHRRTHTDKRPFTCSDCGKSFKSSGDLKGHQRVHTDEGPFTCSVCGESFKSSRNLKGHQLVHTDERPFKCSDCGKSFKSFGNLMAHKRDHSGDRLFHCSVCGKGFTRSSTLLTHQRVHTEERPFTCSVCGKSFTQSSTLLTDQRVHTGERPFICSVCGK from the coding sequence ATGCTGGTGAAACATTCTGACTGTGGGAAAAGCTTTAAAAGGTCTCAGGAGCTGAAGCAATTCCAGCTGGAGGGAGCTGgacagagaccgttcacctgctccatgtgtgggaagggattcaaacagtcatccagcctgctgacacaccagaatgttcacactgacgagagaccatttaaatgttctgactgtgtgaagagctttaaaagcttcgggaacctgctgacacaccagcgtgctcacactggggagaggccattcacctgctccgtgtgtgagaagagattcagtctctcctccaccctgctgacacaccagcgtgctcacactggggagaggccgttcacctgcttcgtGTGTGAGAAGAGATTCACTCGGACATCCCACCTGATGACACACCGGCGAACTCATACTGATAAGAGACCATTtacatgttctgactgtgggaagagctttaaaagctctggggatctgaagggacaccagcgagttcacactgatgaggGGCCGTTCACATGTTCTGTTTGTGGGGAGAGCTTTAAAAGCTCCAGGAATCTGAAaggacaccagcttgttcacaccgatgagagaccttttaaatgttctgactgtgggaagagctttaaaagcttcgGGAATCTGATGGCACACAAGCGTGATCACAGTGGGGACAGACTATTtcactgctccgtgtgtgggaagggatttactcgatCCTCgactctgctgacacaccagcgagttcacactgaggagaggccgttcacctgctctgtgtgtgggaagagcTTCACTCAGTCCTCGACTCTGCTGAcagaccagcgagttcacactggggagaggccgttcatctgctctgtgtgtgggaagtga